AAGGATATACACAGAGAACAGCCCCAAGAGTAAGAACATCACAATGATCACCCCGGTAAGCAGTACCCACAGTGGGCTGAGCATCGCCCTGACCTCCTTGAGAGAAAGGAGAGAATAAAATTTAAGTCCACTCTGATCAGAGCTGGTGACAGAGAGTACGTACTCCTGACCATCAATGAAGATACGATGCTGTCCATCCTCGTAGGTTTCTTCCATAATTAGAGAGAGGTCTCCAGAAGAAGTAATTACCGTACCCTCACTATCAGTTATGTATACCGTCGGATTCATCCCCTCTACCTGCTCACGGAGGAGGCCGGCAATATAGCTGCTGTCCAGCAACAACATAATTTTTCCAGCATTGGAGCCGGGAATATTCAAAGGGAATGTCTGGACCAAGGGAATGACTGATTGCTGACGACCATGAACCAGAGCTGTAGTCTCAGGGAAAAATTTGCGGGTAAAGGGAGCACTCAGATACTTGCTCTTGAACTGTCGGTAATTGAGATTCTCAAAGGCAAACAAAGAAGGATACATCTTCTCAGGGTCAAGGAACGCATTGCGTGAGGAGAGAATATAGCCACTTTTATCCGAGTAGACGTATATCTCACTCAACATGGCATTGATGTTTGTGGAAGTAGGCAACAAAGCCTTAGCGTCGATAAGGGCTTGGATATCCTCTGATCCTACAGGCACTTGGTTCTGGTAGATGAACGTGGCAATATCATTATTGAGCAACAGTGTCTGGCTGAGCTTGAACATCTGGTCCAGTGAAAGATCAGTGGTGGAACGTATCAGCTGCAACATGGAGTAGGTCTGTTCCTGCTTGTCCCTTCGTACCGTACTCAGCATCCAGTATTGACTCATGATCAGGATGATAAAGCACAAAACCAAGGTAGTGAGGAAGAGAACAACGGTTCTTGAATCAGGAATCTTGCGCTCAATCTTTCTCATAAGTGGAAGCAGTATAGCATAAATAAGTAAGCCATGGTTAGTCTTGCAACCAGGAAACTGTCTCCCAGATTGCTACCCCATCGTTGGCCTGTATCGGCCCAGAGGTACTCCGTCCTTGCTCCACAATTGCACGTAACTCTGCTTTCAATGCATGTACTATCTCTGGAAATCTTGAGGCAACATTCTCTTGTTCCCTGATATCTTCTTCCAAATTGTACAGCTGCAAAGAGGGAAGCTGTTCTTCATCTTTGCTTCCAGGGACGGGGAAGGACCATCCCCCACTACCCTTGCACATCTCCAGCTTCCAAGGCCCTCGACGCAAAGAGAGTGAGCCATCGATGCTCTGATGCACGAGAGATGGACGAGTCGGCTCTGAGGGAGATTTGAACGAGGAAAGCATGCTGTAGCTGTCTACAGCCTCCTCTGCTGCCAGATCCACTCCCAGATACTCAGCCATGGTGGCATACAGGTCACAGAGTGAGACAATCTGGTCACATGTGGAACCCGGTTCAATCACCTTTGGCCATCGCATAAGCAAAGGAACCCGATGTCCACCTTCATAGATGTCAGCCTTCATTCCCCTGAAATGGTAACTCGGGTTATGCCCTGCCTTTTCCAAGGCAGGAAAGTCGGCCGATGGAGAACAGCCGTTGTCACTGGTGAAAACCACCAAGGTATCTTCCCTCAATCCCGCCTCATCCAACGCGGAGAGGATTCGCCCAACAACACTATCACAGTGGAGGACAAAATCCCCGTAGTCATTGGTTTTGGACTTTCCCCGAAACTCCTTGGCAGGAAGGATGGGGGTATGAGGAGCTGGAAGTGAGAAATACAGAAAGAAGGGATGGTCACTCTCTTTTTGAATTACTTCCACGGCCTTGTCTGTGAGATGGTCCAGCACCTCTTCATGGATAAAATCGTCGGCGGTAAGCCCTTCTCTCCAGTACCCCATCCCTTCCCCCTTGGTAACCTTGGTGGGAATGGAGGTAAAGCGTTCATCCTTGATGTAGACATAGGGAGGCATATCCAGCGATCCGCTGATGCCATAAAATGTGTCAAACCCTACAGAAACAGGACCTTCCTTGATCGGCTTGCTGTAGTCTATGGTATGGCTGTCTGCAAAATCTGGTTGTTCAATGAAGTCATCTTGTTTGGGAAGATCCATTCCCAAGTGCCACTTGCCTACTGCATGGGTGGAATATCCCCTCCCTTTGAGCATCTGGGCAATGGTCTTTCTCTTTGTATCAATAAGGGGTGGAGAGAACCCTCCAAGTACTGAGCTCTTGAGTTCACTTCTCCAGTTGTATCTACCGGTGATGATGCTGTAGCGACTTGGAGTACACACTGCACTGGTAGCATGGGCGTCGGTGCATTTCACACCTTCGTTTGACAGACGGTCGAAGTGGGTGGTGGCAAAGGGACAACCTGGGTTAAGGGACGAGACATCCCCGTACCCGAGGTCATCAGCAAGTATGTACACGATGTTCGGTTTCCTCTGCTCCATGCTCCACTTCTCCCAATTCAAAGCACAAGGCCTTTGACAGCCTTGTGCGCTGATTCTATTCTCTCTACAACCTTACTTGTACTGGCGGTCGTAGGCAGTCTGCATCAGGTCCAAAACCTTGGACAACTGCAACTTCTCGAGGTTGGCAAGGTAGTCATTCCAGACCTTGTCATCATTCACATCAAGGGAACCGACCATGAACTTAACCGCACTCTGACGGATGTAGTTGGCGAGCTCGCGCTTGACAGTGGAGAACTCCTCGTTTTCATCAGCAGTGAACTTAAGCTTGGGAACCTCAACGGAGGTATCCTCATGTGGCTTGTACAGTTCACGGGTCTCATCGAAGAGCACCTTCTCGTTGTTGTCCGGCTTGTAGTAGTCAGGGTTATCCTTGCTCATTGGAACAGAAGCAAGACCATTCTTCAGGGAAGGAGTCATAGCTGCTGCATAGGTCTGTATCCAGGTATCGTTCTGAGGATCCTTGTCGTTCCACTGAGTCAACTCCTGCCAGATTGCCGGCTTGCCATCAAGACCAACCTGTCCTTCCTTTGCCCAATCCCAAGCTTCACCCTGGAAACCATTACGCTGCTGAAGGGTTCCTTCAAGGCTGTACATGTAGTCGAAGTAACGGACAATTGCCTCGGCATACTTGGTCTCACTGCTGAGTACCAGCTGGCCTACTTCAGGGTTCTGGAGGAATGCAACTGCATACTGCACGCCATCAGGGCCTTCAAGTGGAGCGATTGCCTGGAAGTTAGGGAAG
The sequence above is drawn from the uncultured Sphaerochaeta sp. genome and encodes:
- a CDS encoding arylsulfatase, translating into MEQRKPNIVYILADDLGYGDVSSLNPGCPFATTHFDRLSNEGVKCTDAHATSAVCTPSRYSIITGRYNWRSELKSSVLGGFSPPLIDTKRKTIAQMLKGRGYSTHAVGKWHLGMDLPKQDDFIEQPDFADSHTIDYSKPIKEGPVSVGFDTFYGISGSLDMPPYVYIKDERFTSIPTKVTKGEGMGYWREGLTADDFIHEEVLDHLTDKAVEVIQKESDHPFFLYFSLPAPHTPILPAKEFRGKSKTNDYGDFVLHCDSVVGRILSALDEAGLREDTLVVFTSDNGCSPSADFPALEKAGHNPSYHFRGMKADIYEGGHRVPLLMRWPKVIEPGSTCDQIVSLCDLYATMAEYLGVDLAAEEAVDSYSMLSSFKSPSEPTRPSLVHQSIDGSLSLRRGPWKLEMCKGSGGWSFPVPGSKDEEQLPSLQLYNLEEDIREQENVASRFPEIVHALKAELRAIVEQGRSTSGPIQANDGVAIWETVSWLQD